The following coding sequences lie in one Psychrilyobacter atlanticus DSM 19335 genomic window:
- a CDS encoding ABC transporter permease, whose amino-acid sequence MERSSARKHLIISWGLLMILFIPLIATLAYSLSTTWGATIVPDGITFKWYGDLFSEKRFLEALGRSINISMMSLSISTLITVPAVLVVYYYFPKWLKVMDILSIIPFTVPGVVMVVGFLKIYSSGPLILVGTKWILIGAHFTLIFPFLYRGIKNSLEGINIRELIEAANMLGASNFQGFKMVIIPNLNKGFIAALLLSFSLVFGEFLYSNMLAGGSYETIQVYLFNMKGKSGHFTGAIVITYFLFILITTVGAFKLNNIIKKEK is encoded by the coding sequence ATGGAAAGAAGTAGTGCTAGAAAACATCTTATAATTTCATGGGGACTATTGATGATTTTATTTATACCCCTTATAGCTACATTAGCTTATTCCCTTAGCACTACCTGGGGAGCAACGATAGTTCCAGACGGAATAACTTTTAAGTGGTATGGGGATCTTTTTTCAGAAAAAAGATTTTTAGAGGCATTGGGAAGGAGTATAAATATAAGTATGATGTCGCTATCTATAAGCACATTGATAACTGTTCCGGCGGTACTTGTTGTGTATTATTATTTTCCAAAATGGTTGAAGGTTATGGATATTCTTTCTATAATTCCATTTACCGTTCCTGGAGTTGTGATGGTAGTAGGATTTCTAAAGATTTATTCTAGTGGCCCTTTAATTTTGGTAGGAACTAAATGGATCCTTATAGGGGCTCATTTTACATTGATATTTCCATTTTTATATAGAGGAATAAAGAATAGTTTAGAAGGAATAAATATAAGGGAACTGATTGAGGCAGCTAATATGCTAGGAGCATCAAACTTTCAAGGATTTAAAATGGTAATAATCCCAAATTTAAATAAAGGTTTTATCGCAGCTCTATTACTCTCCTTTTCTCTAGTATTTGGAGAATTTCTATATTCAAACATGCTTGCAGGAGGGTCATACGAGACAATACAGGTATATCTTTTTAATATGAAGGGAAAGAGTGGTCATTTTACAGGGGCAATAGTAATAACATATTTTCTATTTATACTGAT
- a CDS encoding ABC transporter permease, with protein sequence MEQGAILKGNHAWYRVNKKRKSGKYGAITLLIPFILMVVMFQILPLLTVVEGSLRQDGVSTYSFYNYVYIFKSKLFRQSIVNSLEISFYSTIIGLIIAFQGAYSISKLNEKVRKRILLLSNMTSNFSGLPLAFAFIVLLGTNGILTIILRKGGVVDGFDIYSKAGLTLVYIYFQISLGILLLYPSFDMIKEEWYEAATILGATKLEFWRKVALPVLLPSVLGTGVLLFANAMGAYATTYGLVLSNYNVIPIRIGSLVSGDIFLKPNLAGALAMVMTLILTFIITVNELLIKRGRGRNGKK encoded by the coding sequence GTGGAGCAGGGAGCTATTTTAAAAGGAAATCATGCATGGTATCGAGTAAATAAAAAAAGAAAAAGTGGAAAATACGGTGCAATAACTTTACTTATCCCTTTTATTTTGATGGTAGTTATGTTCCAGATACTTCCGCTTTTAACAGTTGTAGAGGGGAGTTTAAGGCAGGATGGTGTGTCTACTTACTCCTTTTATAACTATGTATATATATTTAAGAGTAAATTGTTCAGACAAAGTATAGTAAACAGTTTAGAGATATCCTTTTATTCAACAATTATTGGTCTGATAATTGCTTTTCAAGGAGCTTACTCTATCAGTAAATTGAATGAAAAAGTGAGAAAAAGAATCCTCCTGTTGTCCAATATGACATCTAATTTTTCAGGATTACCACTAGCATTTGCATTTATAGTTTTATTGGGAACCAATGGGATTTTGACAATTATTTTAAGAAAGGGAGGGGTAGTAGATGGTTTTGATATATATTCTAAAGCAGGGTTGACTTTGGTATATATATACTTTCAAATATCTCTAGGAATCCTCCTACTATATCCAAGTTTTGATATGATTAAAGAGGAGTGGTATGAAGCCGCGACTATCCTAGGGGCAACGAAACTAGAGTTTTGGAGAAAAGTTGCACTGCCTGTATTACTTCCTAGTGTACTAGGAACTGGGGTCCTGTTATTTGCAAATGCAATGGGGGCATACGCTACGACCTATGGGTTGGTGTTATCTAACTACAATGTTATCCCTATTAGGATAGGTAGTTTAGTTTCGGGAGATATATTTTTAAAACCAAATTTGGCAGGTGCTCTGGCAATGGTGATGACATTGATTTTAACTTTTATAATTACAGTAAATGAGCTTCTTATAAAAAGGGGAAGGGGGAGAAATGGAAAGAAGTAG
- a CDS encoding alkaline phosphatase family protein — protein MKEKLILVMVDGLNYDTSKEMGYMKALEEAGKANFYKVKAELPTLSRPLYETILTGVIPIEHGVVNNQINRLSKEENIFSIVKNNGLRTGAASYYWMSELYNTTPFDKNKEMYTEDAGKNIQYGRFYCEDNYPDSHLFIDGEWIRKKYDPHFLLVHSMNVDDCGHKYGEDSIEYRNSARNIDKILGEWLPLWIDQKYQIIVTADHGMNADKTHGSISKKEREVPLWFIGNCFNLIDKKELSQLHIAPIICRTLGVRQGAKMPEVETLFLEGEM, from the coding sequence ATGAAAGAAAAATTAATTTTAGTAATGGTCGATGGATTAAACTATGATACTTCCAAAGAGATGGGATATATGAAAGCGTTAGAAGAAGCTGGAAAAGCTAATTTCTATAAAGTTAAGGCAGAGCTGCCAACTTTATCTAGGCCTCTCTACGAAACAATTTTAACCGGGGTAATTCCCATAGAACATGGGGTGGTTAATAATCAAATAAATAGGCTTTCAAAAGAAGAAAATATATTTTCAATAGTGAAAAACAATGGACTTAGAACAGGTGCTGCCTCTTATTATTGGATGAGTGAGCTGTATAATACAACTCCTTTTGACAAAAATAAGGAGATGTATACGGAAGATGCAGGGAAAAATATACAGTATGGAAGGTTTTACTGTGAAGATAACTACCCTGATAGCCATCTTTTTATTGATGGGGAGTGGATAAGAAAAAAGTATGATCCTCATTTTTTATTGGTGCATTCAATGAATGTAGATGATTGTGGCCATAAATATGGTGAAGACAGTATAGAGTATAGAAATAGTGCTAGAAACATAGATAAAATTCTTGGAGAATGGCTACCACTTTGGATCGATCAAAAATATCAAATTATAGTTACAGCAGATCATGGAATGAATGCTGATAAAACCCATGGGAGTATCTCTAAAAAGGAGAGGGAGGTCCCTCTATGGTTTATTGGAAATTGCTTCAACTTGATAGATAAAAAAGAACTATCGCAACTGCATATAGCTCCGATTATCTGTAGGACGTTAGGAGTAAGACAAGGAGCAAAGATGCCAGAGGTAGAAACACTTTTTTTAGAAGGAGAGATGTAG
- a CDS encoding ABC transporter substrate-binding protein yields the protein MKKIFLSILIGLTLISCGEKKVIEGNNEKKLTLDELIVAAKQEGQINSVGMPDSWANWKETWEDINEIYGLDHVDTDMSSAQEVAKFKAEKEQASADIGDVGFEFGGIARAEGVTQSYKPTTWDEIPEWAKDKDGHWALAYTGTIAFIVNKDLVDEIPRSWKDLREGKQRVSIGNVGSATQANAALLAASIAMGGSEGNIEPGYNYFKEIAKDKRLALNDPSIANLEKGEVEVGLLWDFNALSYRDLLDKDKFEVLIPQDGSFISGYTTIINRYAKHPNAAKLAREYIFSDKGQINLARGYAKPIRDIKLPEDVKSMLLPNEQYKNVKPIKDFGVWAKTAGEIPLKWQEEVLYFRR from the coding sequence ATGAAAAAAATATTTTTAAGTATTCTGATAGGATTAACATTGATAAGTTGTGGAGAAAAAAAAGTGATAGAAGGGAATAATGAAAAAAAATTAACTTTAGATGAATTGATTGTAGCTGCTAAACAAGAGGGACAAATAAACAGTGTAGGAATGCCAGATAGCTGGGCAAACTGGAAGGAAACATGGGAAGACATAAATGAAATATATGGATTGGATCATGTAGATACAGATATGTCTAGTGCTCAAGAAGTGGCAAAATTTAAAGCGGAAAAGGAACAAGCCAGTGCTGATATTGGAGATGTAGGTTTTGAATTTGGCGGAATAGCAAGAGCAGAAGGGGTAACTCAAAGTTATAAACCAACTACATGGGATGAAATTCCAGAATGGGCAAAGGATAAAGATGGACACTGGGCTTTAGCATACACTGGGACTATTGCTTTTATTGTCAATAAAGATCTGGTAGATGAAATTCCAAGGAGTTGGAAAGACCTTAGAGAAGGGAAACAAAGAGTTTCTATAGGAAATGTGGGATCTGCAACACAGGCAAACGCTGCTCTTCTAGCGGCATCTATTGCTATGGGAGGCAGTGAAGGGAATATCGAACCAGGTTACAATTATTTTAAAGAGATTGCAAAAGATAAGAGGTTAGCATTAAATGACCCAAGTATAGCTAATTTAGAAAAAGGTGAAGTAGAGGTAGGACTTCTATGGGATTTTAATGCATTATCATATAGAGATTTATTGGATAAAGATAAATTTGAAGTGCTGATTCCTCAAGATGGATCATTTATAAGTGGATACACTACTATAATAAATAGATATGCCAAACATCCAAATGCTGCTAAATTAGCAAGAGAATATATCTTTAGTGATAAGGGTCAGATTAATCTAGCGAGAGGGTATGCTAAGCCTATAAGAGATATAAAACTCCCTGAAGATGTAAAATCTATGCTTTTACCAAATGAGCAATATAAAAATGTAAAACCTATAAAAGATTTTGGTGTTTGGGCAAAAACAGCAGGAGAGATCCCACTAAAATGGCAAGAAGAAGTATTGTATTTTAGAAGATAG
- a CDS encoding histidinol-phosphatase HisJ family protein yields MCRSDYHIHSEFSGDCEEKLELIFESAIKKGLKEVAITDHLDLDYPGNKKMFDLNFKRYIEILKEYRDKYKGRLEIKIGLELGLQPHLKDDKFLNEILSSKELDFIIGSTHCVEKKELDKDEFFSEKTKDESHKLYFDEVYKNIRAFNGVSVCGHLDFVKRYGKKYFKDHRKINYPVHGEAIDKILKVLIRKEMGLEINTSGYRYGGSDSTPNEYILRRYSELGGKIITLGSDAHRSEDIGEGLDKACKLLKNCGFNSYSIFNKKQVQFKKIN; encoded by the coding sequence ATGTGTCGAAGTGATTATCATATACATAGTGAATTTTCAGGAGACTGTGAGGAGAAGTTGGAACTAATATTTGAGAGCGCTATAAAAAAAGGGTTGAAAGAGGTAGCTATTACTGATCATCTAGATTTGGATTACCCTGGAAATAAAAAAATGTTTGATCTAAATTTTAAAAGGTATATAGAAATTTTAAAAGAATATAGAGACAAATATAAAGGGCGATTAGAGATAAAAATAGGTCTAGAACTAGGATTGCAGCCACATCTCAAGGATGATAAATTTTTAAATGAAATTCTCTCTTCAAAAGAATTAGATTTTATAATAGGTTCAACACATTGTGTAGAAAAAAAAGAGTTAGATAAAGATGAATTTTTCTCTGAAAAAACTAAAGATGAATCTCATAAGCTTTACTTTGACGAAGTATATAAAAATATAAGGGCATTTAATGGGGTTTCAGTATGTGGACACCTAGATTTTGTAAAAAGGTATGGAAAGAAATATTTTAAAGATCATAGAAAAATAAATTATCCGGTACATGGAGAAGCAATAGATAAAATACTAAAAGTATTAATAAGAAAAGAAATGGGTCTAGAAATAAATACCTCAGGGTATAGATATGGTGGTAGTGATTCAACTCCTAATGAGTATATTCTTAGAAGGTATAGTGAGCTGGGTGGAAAGATAATTACTCTTGGGAGTGACGCTCATAGGAGTGAGGATATAGGTGAAGGTCTGGATAAAGCATGTAAATTGTTAAAAAATTGTGGATTTAATAGTTATAGTATTTTTAATAAAAAACAGGTTCAATTTAAAAAAATAAATTAA